One Vespula pensylvanica isolate Volc-1 chromosome 1, ASM1446617v1, whole genome shotgun sequence genomic region harbors:
- the LOC122627529 gene encoding uncharacterized protein LOC122627529 isoform X2 → MMMTENKAIGGYQGTINFNEQRLFKLQCFIKASDIQHSAQCEYEKRLFLALSTGNADIILYYKKDISSTPIIKRIPWFKGTNKQITAFCFDPYGSWLLATTTDSCLYIIPVLKLVDEKCTLSEQWRTDDITTVTYVGSQSSHSKPTALIWWQDTKTSTNMGIVGTEYGEVILINLENGQQVGTAHVNGHIISLHICKEKSNDSISLLITSKAKQQWRLLLEHRAYSYTRQFENGEVFTQSPTNEMIYENTKSFASTRSRLQGLKQLSVEKLAILRQKLVETKNQNLGENTRYHDTGTNKTSNLAILNIDSSSEDYIGTVNPEPMSKDTFLTPQYDKKGQQIYTCYHLESSHVTVHGSDFDADPLSIHKVPESSENILLTHRLFFVTDATQYTLYVISDQMSEVNPNRDYKFNPGCIIDQFSFENSKEIIHAVYRFIDFANTTSEKLSHDLESSYTLSSKMKDIKIETPYIETCIIVTNYAVYGVVLRKPLLSVFMELVLRRNELDKAGKLALIFGMNSQQLFEYVGDILLTNKEFPRAVASYKLSKCGLLKSILKFASAGHTSELLNSLTHCLISPAISELSAATRIHLSNLCILAFIEMTLRAAPHQSKAIYKDFLYFLSTNSFYDELLAVNIAGQTCLWEVLHHLATQRCLYGQMLDVLMKTVHLFDASKSIPYGLLICLSEPNLMQAMLINPNLARKHISFIGSSISELQIFVLQRLITLYDPTNPIIRPRLVKCKARHRTTSYSSQSSQCDSIDLAENNTEADTLVEEIVETFLLILLTLIHKKVLLNQTCTLGYNIQLMGTRKQEHINRVSSVDFKRRSLSAGFSHVALIRNGDVYTWGSSIQGCLGTGSSVLRYGLPNKINFFRNMEMEVFSVSCGHCHTLAVTNNGIYVWGSSKFGQLGLGKVLQCSSPELITSLAQEMIIDAVAGQYHSMALTADGRVFTWGWGVHGQLGHGNTDKRNTPTLVTSLLGIFIKHISAGHAHSLALSDEGIVYAFGCNVFGQLGINNNIKSSIPTKVLLTEKISLITTGYFHNLALSTTNKLYIWGASPKVLKLQAQALKKTRILEQQEANEKQANNLEKNIEKEGNDTAINKNIQETAKESNKQILSTKIITSSLQLRKKQFEGTSTRNINVGLLEESQAHLKPSLVDTTSVKGRIIQITTGCHHNALLTKDGSLYTWGCNIDGQIGNGTKYEVSIPTPLSYNPASIFAQVDSVADDKNGNVTNQKEENGKPYMENSDNKEKVNTTIKSVGIYCGYDYTVAMQPGGTILAWGNNNRAQLGRISVKDTRDTDEKIVLLKSSNIILDVPNIPAPIISYQSYDIPSLAGFISPLSVIEKSPAELTLHYVLEHFNGLYDSTKIMEKCIELENYQACSNVAALQHNFSDAFSYQLKALSAINFQLSMKPITLGSSNEATTFDKENGSDISSLTEKLQSVNCNLKRNTELFNKQVEKNLIESVEDYAAKNKMKIPSSKSLNSLQTLEDGLYAFDCQGGSEELCKEPKCEDIPLDITENVLDSDVITPDPEQWIEHAIFENNLSVEYGKDDVQDVSSKSLGVTTNNDNKVTTNEERIEINHKKSKSAKEMRHYHKNNLVNEAIKVLKFYLHEIENEADVVKCNILQNALEFWIQHDLSIQSLENIFFEHIHTIFYPLGLLLFCQETIEMYSDENKNDERSKSMNVTDLFSSKFCLQVCSMLLQHINEDIVMHNKVTHIF, encoded by the exons ATGATGATGACTGAAAATAAAGCTATAGGAGGTTATCAAGGAactataaatttcaatgaacaaagattatttaaattacaatgttttattaaagCATCAGATATACAGCATAGTGCCCAATGTGAATATgaaaagagattatttttagCACTATCGACTGGAAATGCtgatattatactttattataagAAGGACATATCCTCTACACcgattattaaaagaattccTTGGTTTAAAGGAactaataaacaaataacagCTTTTTGTTTTGACCCGTATGGGTCTTGGCTTTTAGCAACTACTACTGATagttgtttatatataattcctgTCTTAAAATTAGTTGACGAAAAGTGTACTCTTAGTGAACAATGGCGTACTGATGATATAACAACAGTTACATATGTTGGTTCACAGTCTTCACATTCCAA accAACAGCCTTAATTTGGTGGCAAGATACAAAAACGTCTACAAATATGGGTATTGTTGGCACTGAATATGGagaagtaatattaataaatcttgAAAATGGTCAACAAGTAGGCACAGCTCATGTTAATGGACATATTATTAGTCTACatatttgtaaagaaaaaagtaatgataGCATCTCACTTTTAATAACAAGTAAAGCAAAACAGCAGTGGCGTTTACTGTTAGAACATCGCGCATATAGTTATACACGTCAATTTGAAAATGGAGAAGTGTTTACACAGTCACCGACAAATGAaatgatttatgaaaataCAAAGTCTTTTGCTTCTACAAGATCTAGATTGCAAGGACTTAAGCAGTTATCTGTAGAAAAGCTTGCTATTCTTAGACAAAAATTAgtggaaacaaaaaatcaaaactTAGGAGAAAATACACGATATCATg ATACTGGAACTAATAAAACTAGTAATTTGGCAATTCTCAATATTGATTCATCTTCTGAAGATTATATTGGTACAGTAAATCCAGAACCAATGTCAAAAGACACATTTCTTACACCACAATATGATAAGAAAGGCcaacaaatatatacgtgcTATCATCTTGAGAGCAGTCATGTAACT gTACATGGATCAGATTTTGATGCTGATCCTTTGTCTATTCATAAAGTACCTGAATcttctgaaaatattttattaacccACCGATTGTTTTTTGTTACTGATGCCACACAATACactttatatgtaatatctgATCAAATGTCTGAAGTCAATCCAAACAGAGATTATAAGTTTAATCCAGGATGTATCATTGATCAGTTTTCTTTTGAGAAtagtaaagaaattattcatgCTGTATATAGATTTATTGACTTTGCAAACACGACATCTGAAAAATTATCTCATGACTTGGAAAGCTCATATACGCTATcatcaaaaatgaaagatataaaaattgagaCACCATATATAGAAACTTGTATAATTGTAACAAATTATGCTGTATATGGAGTTGTGCTAAG gAAACCATTATTATCTGTCTTTATGGAATTAGTTTTAAGAAGGAATGAACTTGACAAGGCAGGAAAATTGGCTTTGATATTTGGTATGAATTCACAACAATTATTTGAATATGTTGGAGATATATTATTGACAAATAAAGAATTCCCACGTGCTGTAGcttcttataaattatctaag tGTGGACTATTGAAAAGCATCTTAAAATTTGCATCAGCTGGTCATACCTCAGAGCTCTTAAACAGTCTAACACACTGTTTGATTTCTCCCGCTATTAGTGAATTGTCAGCTGCAACAAGAATACATTTGTCAAATTTATGTATTCTTGCTTTTATAGAAATGACATTGAGAGCTGCACCACATCAATCTAAAGCtatttataaagatttctT gTACTTTTTATCTACAAATTCCTTTTATGATGAACTCTTAGCTGTTAATATAGCAGGTCAGACCTGTCTTTGGGAAGTTTTACACCATCTAGCTACACAAAGATGTCTTTATGGACAAATGTTGGATGTCCTTATGAAGACTGTACATTTGTTTGATGCAAGCAAATCTATaccat ATGGTTTATTAATATGTTTAAGTGAGCCAAACTTGATGCAAGCAATGCTGATTAATCCTAATCTAGCTAGaaaacatatttcatttattggTAGTAGTATTTCAGAGTTACAAATTTTCGTATTACAG AGGTTGATAACTTTATATGATCCAACAAATCCGATTATAAGACCCAGATTGGTTAAGTGTAAAGCACGACATAGGACAACTTCTTATAGTTCTCAATCTAGTCAATGTGATTCTATAGATCTTGCAGAGaacaat ACAGAAGCTGATACATTGGTAGAAGAAATAGTAGAAACGTTTTTATTGATACTACTCACTCTGATTCATAAAAAGGTTTTGTTAAATCAAACTTGTACTTTAGGGTACAATATACAATTAATGGGAACAAGAAAg caaGAACACATCAATCGTGTTTCAAGTGTTGATTTCAAAAGGAGATCTTTAAGTGCAGGTTTCTCTCATGTTGCACTTATTAGAAACGGTGATGTATACACATGGGGTAGTTCTATACAAGGATGTTTAG gtACTGGGTCATCTGTGTTAAGATATGGCTTAcctaacaaaattaattttttccgCAACATGGAAATGGAAGTTTTTAGTGTATCATGTGGACATTGTCATACATTAGCAGTAACCAATAATGGTATTTATGTTTGGGGATCAAGTAAATTTGGTCAATTGGGACTTGGTAAAGTGTTACAATGTTCTAGTCCTGAATTGATCACTAGTTTGGCTCAAGAAATGATTATTGATGCTGTAGCTGGTCAATACCATTCAATGGCATTAACTGCAGATGGACGAGTTTTTACTTGGGGTTGGGGAGTTCATGGTCAATTAGGTCATGGAAATACTGATAAGCGTAATACCCCTACATTGGTTACCTCTTTACtaggtatatttataaaacatattagTGCTGGTCATGCACATTCATTAGCTTTATCAGATGAAGGTATTGTTTATGCATTCGGATGCAACGTATTTGGCCAATTaggaattaataataacattaaaagtTCTATACCTACAAAAGTGTTATTGACCGAAAAAATTTCTCTGATAACTACTGGGTACTTTCATaac tTGGCACTTAGTACCACAAATAAGTTGTACATATGGGGTGCAAGTCCAAAAGTTTTAAAATTGCAAGCACAAGCATTAAAAAAGACACGCATATTGGAACAGCAAGAAGCTAATGAGAAACAGgctaataatttagaaaaaaatattgaaaaggaaggaaatgatactgcaattaataaaaacatacaGGAGACTgcaaaagaaagtaataaacaaattttatcaaCAAAGATCATTACATCTAGTTTGCAATTACGAAAAAAGCAATTTGAAGGTACAAGTACAAGGAATATTAATGTTGGCTTACTTGAAGAATCTCAGGCACATTTAAAACCATCTCTGGTAGATACAACTTCAGTAAAAGGACGTATTATACAG ATAACAACAGGTTGTCATCATAATGCTCTCTTAACAAAGGATGGTTCACTATATACTTGGGGTTGCAATATAGATGGGCAAATAGGCAATGGCACAAAATATGAAGTTTCTATCCCCACACCTTTGAGTTATAATCCTGCATCAATTTTCGCTCAAGTAGATTCAGTAGCAGATGATAAAAACGGAAATGTAActaatcaaaaagaagaaaatggaaaaccTTATATGGAAAATTCTGACAACAAGGAAAAAGTTAATACTACTATCAAATCTGTTGGAATTTATTGTGGATATGATTATACAGTTGCTATGCAACCAG GTGGTACTATTTTGGCATGGGGTAATAACAATAGGGCTCAATTAGGCCGAATATCTGTCAAAGATACACGAGATACCGATGAAAAAATCGTATTACTTAAATcatctaatataattttagatGTCCCTAATATTCCTGCACCCATTATTTCTTATCAGAGTTATGATATTCCTTCTCTTGCTggttttatttctcctttgaGTGTCATTGAAAAATCACCAGCAGAATTAACGCTTCACTACGTACTTGAACATTTTAATGGATTATACGATTCGACAAAAATTATGGAAAAg tgtattgaattagaaaattatcaaGCATGCTCAAACGTGGCTGCTTTGCAACATAACTTTTCTGACGCTTTTTCATATCAATTGAAAGCATTGAGtgcaattaattttcaattatctatGAAACCTATAACGTTAGGAAGCTCGAATGAAGCAACAACGTTTGACAAAGAGAATGGATCAGATATTTCTTCTCTAACCGAAAAATTGCAATCTGtaaattgtaatttaaaaagaaataccgaactttttaataaacaagtggagaaaaatttaattgaatccGTAGAGGATTATGcagcgaaaaataaaatgaaaataccaTCAAGTAAATCTTTGAATAGTCTACAAACACTTGAAGATGGTTTGTATGCTTTTGACTGTCAAGGAGGTTCGGAAGAGTTGTGTAAGGAACCAAAATGTGAAGATATACCTCTAGATATTACCGAAAACGTGCTTGATTCTGATGTTATTACACCTGACCCTGAACAATGGATAGAGCATgctatttttgaaaataatttatcagtAGAATATGGGAAAGATGATGTTCAAGATGTATCTTCGAAATCATTAGGTGTAACAacaaataatgacaataaagTGACgacgaatgaagaaagaatagaaataaatcataaaaaatctaaaagtGCAAAGGAAATGAGACACTATCACAAAAATAATCTTGTAAATGAAGCTATAAAGGtacttaaattttatttacacgaGATAGAAAACGAAGCGGACGTTGTTAAATGCAACATATTGCAAAATGCACTAGAATTTTGGATTCAACATGATTTATCCATTCAAAGtctggaaaatattttttttgaacatatacatactattTTTTACCCCCTTGGATTATTGCTATTTTg ccaGGAAACAATCGAAATGTATTCCGacgagaataaaaacgatgaGAGGTCTAAAAGTATGAACGTGACAGACCTGTTTTCATCTAAATTTTGTCTACAAGTTTGTTCTATGTTATTGCAACATATAAACGAAG ATATAGTCATGCACAATAAAGTAACACATATATTTTAG
- the LOC122627529 gene encoding uncharacterized protein LOC122627529 isoform X1, which translates to MMMTENKAIGGYQGTINFNEQRLFKLQCFIKASDIQHSAQCEYEKRLFLALSTGNADIILYYKKDISSTPIIKRIPWFKGTNKQITAFCFDPYGSWLLATTTDSCLYIIPVLKLVDEKCTLSEQWRTDDITTVTYVGSQSSHSKPTALIWWQDTKTSTNMGIVGTEYGEVILINLENGQQVGTAHVNGHIISLHICKEKSNDSISLLITSKAKQQWRLLLEHRAYSYTRQFENGEVFTQSPTNEMIYENTKSFASTRSRLQGLKQLSVEKLAILRQKLVETKNQNLGENTRYHDTGTNKTSNLAILNIDSSSEDYIGTVNPEPMSKDTFLTPQYDKKGQQIYTCYHLESSHVTVHGSDFDADPLSIHKVPESSENILLTHRLFFVTDATQYTLYVISDQMSEVNPNRDYKFNPGCIIDQFSFENSKEIIHAVYRFIDFANTTSEKLSHDLESSYTLSSKMKDIKIETPYIETCIIVTNYAVYGVVLRKPLLSVFMELVLRRNELDKAGKLALIFGMNSQQLFEYVGDILLTNKEFPRAVASYKLSKCGLLKSILKFASAGHTSELLNSLTHCLISPAISELSAATRIHLSNLCILAFIEMTLRAAPHQSKAIYKDFLYFLSTNSFYDELLAVNIAGQTCLWEVLHHLATQRCLYGQMLDVLMKTVHLFDASKSIPYGLLICLSEPNLMQAMLINPNLARKHISFIGSSISELQIFVLQRLITLYDPTNPIIRPRLVKCKARHRTTSYSSQSSQCDSIDLAENNTEADTLVEEIVETFLLILLTLIHKKVLLNQTCTLGYNIQLMGTRKQEHINRVSSVDFKRRSLSAGFSHVALIRNGDVYTWGSSIQGCLGTGSSVLRYGLPNKINFFRNMEMEVFSVSCGHCHTLAVTNNGIYVWGSSKFGQLGLGKVLQCSSPELITSLAQEMIIDAVAGQYHSMALTADGRVFTWGWGVHGQLGHGNTDKRNTPTLVTSLLGIFIKHISAGHAHSLALSDEGIVYAFGCNVFGQLGINNNIKSSIPTKVLLTEKISLITTGYFHNLALSTTNKLYIWGASPKVLKLQAQALKKTRILEQQEANEKQANNLEKNIEKEGNDTAINKNIQETAKESNKQILSTKIITSSLQLRKKQFEGTSTRNINVGLLEESQAHLKPSLVDTTSVKGRIIQITTGCHHNALLTKDGSLYTWGCNIDGQIGNGTKYEVSIPTPLSYNPASIFAQVDSVADDKNGNVTNQKEENGKPYMENSDNKEKVNTTIKSVGIYCGYDYTVAMQPGGTILAWGNNNRAQLGRISVKDTRDTDEKIVLLKSSNIILDVPNIPAPIISYQSYDIPSLAGFISPLSVIEKSPAELTLHYVLEHFNGLYDSTKIMEKCIELENYQACSNVAALQHNFSDAFSYQLKALSAINFQLSMKPITLGSSNEATTFDKENGSDISSLTEKLQSVNCNLKRNTELFNKQVEKNLIESVEDYAAKNKMKIPSSKSLNSLQTLEDGLYAFDCQGGSEELCKEPKCEDIPLDITENVLDSDVITPDPEQWIEHAIFENNLSVEYGKDDVQDVSSKSLGVTTNNDNKVTTNEERIEINHKKSKSAKEMRHYHKNNLVNEAIKVLKFYLHEIENEADVVKCNILQNALEFWIQHDLSIQSLENIFFEHIHTIFYPLGLLLFCQETIEMYSDENKNDERSKSMNVTDLFSSKFCLQVCSMLLQHINEGQPTPEYIKLLSSLMADHYGIPLTGYPGSSRNNTSADMIEGIISTVSTENDTPRSFVHIKDSDAVCSFLAMEEDSMVFTCGHHYPLSLYQTNIIPAMETELLTSESLLLPCTAQFLGKTLSQTLNPDILCPLCIPKALRALVKKDNK; encoded by the exons ATGATGATGACTGAAAATAAAGCTATAGGAGGTTATCAAGGAactataaatttcaatgaacaaagattatttaaattacaatgttttattaaagCATCAGATATACAGCATAGTGCCCAATGTGAATATgaaaagagattatttttagCACTATCGACTGGAAATGCtgatattatactttattataagAAGGACATATCCTCTACACcgattattaaaagaattccTTGGTTTAAAGGAactaataaacaaataacagCTTTTTGTTTTGACCCGTATGGGTCTTGGCTTTTAGCAACTACTACTGATagttgtttatatataattcctgTCTTAAAATTAGTTGACGAAAAGTGTACTCTTAGTGAACAATGGCGTACTGATGATATAACAACAGTTACATATGTTGGTTCACAGTCTTCACATTCCAA accAACAGCCTTAATTTGGTGGCAAGATACAAAAACGTCTACAAATATGGGTATTGTTGGCACTGAATATGGagaagtaatattaataaatcttgAAAATGGTCAACAAGTAGGCACAGCTCATGTTAATGGACATATTATTAGTCTACatatttgtaaagaaaaaagtaatgataGCATCTCACTTTTAATAACAAGTAAAGCAAAACAGCAGTGGCGTTTACTGTTAGAACATCGCGCATATAGTTATACACGTCAATTTGAAAATGGAGAAGTGTTTACACAGTCACCGACAAATGAaatgatttatgaaaataCAAAGTCTTTTGCTTCTACAAGATCTAGATTGCAAGGACTTAAGCAGTTATCTGTAGAAAAGCTTGCTATTCTTAGACAAAAATTAgtggaaacaaaaaatcaaaactTAGGAGAAAATACACGATATCATg ATACTGGAACTAATAAAACTAGTAATTTGGCAATTCTCAATATTGATTCATCTTCTGAAGATTATATTGGTACAGTAAATCCAGAACCAATGTCAAAAGACACATTTCTTACACCACAATATGATAAGAAAGGCcaacaaatatatacgtgcTATCATCTTGAGAGCAGTCATGTAACT gTACATGGATCAGATTTTGATGCTGATCCTTTGTCTATTCATAAAGTACCTGAATcttctgaaaatattttattaacccACCGATTGTTTTTTGTTACTGATGCCACACAATACactttatatgtaatatctgATCAAATGTCTGAAGTCAATCCAAACAGAGATTATAAGTTTAATCCAGGATGTATCATTGATCAGTTTTCTTTTGAGAAtagtaaagaaattattcatgCTGTATATAGATTTATTGACTTTGCAAACACGACATCTGAAAAATTATCTCATGACTTGGAAAGCTCATATACGCTATcatcaaaaatgaaagatataaaaattgagaCACCATATATAGAAACTTGTATAATTGTAACAAATTATGCTGTATATGGAGTTGTGCTAAG gAAACCATTATTATCTGTCTTTATGGAATTAGTTTTAAGAAGGAATGAACTTGACAAGGCAGGAAAATTGGCTTTGATATTTGGTATGAATTCACAACAATTATTTGAATATGTTGGAGATATATTATTGACAAATAAAGAATTCCCACGTGCTGTAGcttcttataaattatctaag tGTGGACTATTGAAAAGCATCTTAAAATTTGCATCAGCTGGTCATACCTCAGAGCTCTTAAACAGTCTAACACACTGTTTGATTTCTCCCGCTATTAGTGAATTGTCAGCTGCAACAAGAATACATTTGTCAAATTTATGTATTCTTGCTTTTATAGAAATGACATTGAGAGCTGCACCACATCAATCTAAAGCtatttataaagatttctT gTACTTTTTATCTACAAATTCCTTTTATGATGAACTCTTAGCTGTTAATATAGCAGGTCAGACCTGTCTTTGGGAAGTTTTACACCATCTAGCTACACAAAGATGTCTTTATGGACAAATGTTGGATGTCCTTATGAAGACTGTACATTTGTTTGATGCAAGCAAATCTATaccat ATGGTTTATTAATATGTTTAAGTGAGCCAAACTTGATGCAAGCAATGCTGATTAATCCTAATCTAGCTAGaaaacatatttcatttattggTAGTAGTATTTCAGAGTTACAAATTTTCGTATTACAG AGGTTGATAACTTTATATGATCCAACAAATCCGATTATAAGACCCAGATTGGTTAAGTGTAAAGCACGACATAGGACAACTTCTTATAGTTCTCAATCTAGTCAATGTGATTCTATAGATCTTGCAGAGaacaat ACAGAAGCTGATACATTGGTAGAAGAAATAGTAGAAACGTTTTTATTGATACTACTCACTCTGATTCATAAAAAGGTTTTGTTAAATCAAACTTGTACTTTAGGGTACAATATACAATTAATGGGAACAAGAAAg caaGAACACATCAATCGTGTTTCAAGTGTTGATTTCAAAAGGAGATCTTTAAGTGCAGGTTTCTCTCATGTTGCACTTATTAGAAACGGTGATGTATACACATGGGGTAGTTCTATACAAGGATGTTTAG gtACTGGGTCATCTGTGTTAAGATATGGCTTAcctaacaaaattaattttttccgCAACATGGAAATGGAAGTTTTTAGTGTATCATGTGGACATTGTCATACATTAGCAGTAACCAATAATGGTATTTATGTTTGGGGATCAAGTAAATTTGGTCAATTGGGACTTGGTAAAGTGTTACAATGTTCTAGTCCTGAATTGATCACTAGTTTGGCTCAAGAAATGATTATTGATGCTGTAGCTGGTCAATACCATTCAATGGCATTAACTGCAGATGGACGAGTTTTTACTTGGGGTTGGGGAGTTCATGGTCAATTAGGTCATGGAAATACTGATAAGCGTAATACCCCTACATTGGTTACCTCTTTACtaggtatatttataaaacatattagTGCTGGTCATGCACATTCATTAGCTTTATCAGATGAAGGTATTGTTTATGCATTCGGATGCAACGTATTTGGCCAATTaggaattaataataacattaaaagtTCTATACCTACAAAAGTGTTATTGACCGAAAAAATTTCTCTGATAACTACTGGGTACTTTCATaac tTGGCACTTAGTACCACAAATAAGTTGTACATATGGGGTGCAAGTCCAAAAGTTTTAAAATTGCAAGCACAAGCATTAAAAAAGACACGCATATTGGAACAGCAAGAAGCTAATGAGAAACAGgctaataatttagaaaaaaatattgaaaaggaaggaaatgatactgcaattaataaaaacatacaGGAGACTgcaaaagaaagtaataaacaaattttatcaaCAAAGATCATTACATCTAGTTTGCAATTACGAAAAAAGCAATTTGAAGGTACAAGTACAAGGAATATTAATGTTGGCTTACTTGAAGAATCTCAGGCACATTTAAAACCATCTCTGGTAGATACAACTTCAGTAAAAGGACGTATTATACAG ATAACAACAGGTTGTCATCATAATGCTCTCTTAACAAAGGATGGTTCACTATATACTTGGGGTTGCAATATAGATGGGCAAATAGGCAATGGCACAAAATATGAAGTTTCTATCCCCACACCTTTGAGTTATAATCCTGCATCAATTTTCGCTCAAGTAGATTCAGTAGCAGATGATAAAAACGGAAATGTAActaatcaaaaagaagaaaatggaaaaccTTATATGGAAAATTCTGACAACAAGGAAAAAGTTAATACTACTATCAAATCTGTTGGAATTTATTGTGGATATGATTATACAGTTGCTATGCAACCAG GTGGTACTATTTTGGCATGGGGTAATAACAATAGGGCTCAATTAGGCCGAATATCTGTCAAAGATACACGAGATACCGATGAAAAAATCGTATTACTTAAATcatctaatataattttagatGTCCCTAATATTCCTGCACCCATTATTTCTTATCAGAGTTATGATATTCCTTCTCTTGCTggttttatttctcctttgaGTGTCATTGAAAAATCACCAGCAGAATTAACGCTTCACTACGTACTTGAACATTTTAATGGATTATACGATTCGACAAAAATTATGGAAAAg tgtattgaattagaaaattatcaaGCATGCTCAAACGTGGCTGCTTTGCAACATAACTTTTCTGACGCTTTTTCATATCAATTGAAAGCATTGAGtgcaattaattttcaattatctatGAAACCTATAACGTTAGGAAGCTCGAATGAAGCAACAACGTTTGACAAAGAGAATGGATCAGATATTTCTTCTCTAACCGAAAAATTGCAATCTGtaaattgtaatttaaaaagaaataccgaactttttaataaacaagtggagaaaaatttaattgaatccGTAGAGGATTATGcagcgaaaaataaaatgaaaataccaTCAAGTAAATCTTTGAATAGTCTACAAACACTTGAAGATGGTTTGTATGCTTTTGACTGTCAAGGAGGTTCGGAAGAGTTGTGTAAGGAACCAAAATGTGAAGATATACCTCTAGATATTACCGAAAACGTGCTTGATTCTGATGTTATTACACCTGACCCTGAACAATGGATAGAGCATgctatttttgaaaataatttatcagtAGAATATGGGAAAGATGATGTTCAAGATGTATCTTCGAAATCATTAGGTGTAACAacaaataatgacaataaagTGACgacgaatgaagaaagaatagaaataaatcataaaaaatctaaaagtGCAAAGGAAATGAGACACTATCACAAAAATAATCTTGTAAATGAAGCTATAAAGGtacttaaattttatttacacgaGATAGAAAACGAAGCGGACGTTGTTAAATGCAACATATTGCAAAATGCACTAGAATTTTGGATTCAACATGATTTATCCATTCAAAGtctggaaaatattttttttgaacatatacatactattTTTTACCCCCTTGGATTATTGCTATTTTg ccaGGAAACAATCGAAATGTATTCCGacgagaataaaaacgatgaGAGGTCTAAAAGTATGAACGTGACAGACCTGTTTTCATCTAAATTTTGTCTACAAGTTTGTTCTATGTTATTGCAACATATAAACGAAG GCCAACCTACTCCAGAATATATTAAACTTTTGTCATCCTTAATGGCTGATCATTATGGAATACCACTTACTGGATATCCTGGTTCAAGTAGAAATAATACTTCAGCAGATATGATAGAAGGAATTATTAGCACAGTGTCTACAGAAAATGATACACCTAGATCATTTGTCCACATTAAG GATTCAGATGCAGTATGTAGTTTCCTTGCAATGGAGGAAGATTCAATGGTATTTACTTGTGGACACCATTATCCACTTTCTTTATATCAAACAAACATTATTCCAGCAATGGAAACTGAGCTACTAACGTCAGAGTCATTACTTCTTCCATGTACAGCACAATTTTTAGGGAAAACGTTATCTCAGACGTTAAACCCAGATATTCTATGCCCTTTATGTATTCCAAAAGCATTGAGAGCACTagtgaaaaaagataataaataa